AACAACGGTCGGCCATCGCGCGCCTCGACAACCGTGGGATGCAGTCCTGACGCGCGCGCGGAAGTGCTGCAAACCGGCGCCCGAACGTCGGCGCTCTAGATCGAGGACACTTAGGTCTTCTCGGGCGGAACGGACTGAGACTGTGCCCCGGCTGACGCCGCGCGTTGTGACTTAAGCGCTTCCGCTTTGGCCTTGGCCGCGGCGATGCGCTCCTCGCGGCTCACCTCGGTGACGCCCGCCGGCGCAGTTCCGGCTGATGCGGAAGCCGGCGCGGGAGTAGCAGATGCAACGCCACCGGCCGTCGCGGCGGCCGGTGGGCTTGGCGCGGCGGGAGGTGCCTTGGGAACCGGCGCCTGCCCAAGAAACTCTTGTCGCAAGTACTGTTCGACGGCCTGCCGGATCCGATCGAGCTGGTCGGCCTTGCCGGCGACCGCGTCCGTGACCCACGCCTTGTCGAGCCGATACGTCACGAGGCGCTTGCCCTGTGCGAGGTACACTACGAAGTGCCCGTGACCGTCCTGCAACACGAGCGTCCGAACCCGGACCCCGAGGCGTTCCGCGATCGGGGCAACCTGATCGAGTACCCACTTCTGCAACTCCGTCACGGGACGAGCGGTCAGCGTTTCCGCGGTCGACCGCCCGGCCAGCGGGTCCGTAAAGGCCAGGCGGGCGCTCACGCCGGTGGCCCAGCGCTTCCGAAACGCGTCGAGGAGCTCGTCTTTCGCGGAAGCTAGCGCGACAAGGACGGAAAAGCCCCAGATCGTCAGGATCGCGAACAGTAACGACCAGTACGTCAGAAACTTGCTGAGCGTCATCGACCCGGCAGCGGCTTCTTGAAGCGCGCCCGCAGCTCGTCCTTCGCGTCGACCAGCGCCACGAGCACGGAGAATCCCCAAATCGTCAGGATCGCGAACAGCAGCGACCAGTAGGTCAGAAACTTGCTGAGTGTCATCGACGCCCTCCCGCGGATGATTCGTCCGGGGCAATCGCACCCGCGGTGGTTCCCGAGCCCCCAGCCGCGCGCGGCGCGCCAGTATTCGTATTGGCGCCGGACGCACGCGCCTCCTCCTCGGATCGCGCGGCGAACACGGACAGGAGGTACGGCTCCGCCGCGCGCAGGGCGTGCGCCCGGTGGCTGATCCGGTTCTTCTCGTCGAACGACAACTCCGCCATCGTCCGCCCGTCGGGCATCGCCACGAACACCGGGTCGTACCCGAACCCGCGGCCGCCGCGCGGCGTCCATGCCACCGTTCCTTCACAGGTGCCTTCAAACACGCGGGTCTCGCCGTCGGGAAGCGCGATGGCCACCACCGCGCGATAGCGCGCGGTCCGCAGGCCGTCCGGCACGCTCGCGAGCAACTCGAGCATCCGCCGGTTGCGATCGTCATCGTTCGCGTCGTCGCCGAGGAACCGGCGCGAGCGGGGACCCGGAGCGCCGTCCAGCGCGTCGACCTCGATCCCGGAGTCGTCCGCGAGCGCCACGAGGCCCGTGGCCGCGGCGGCCGCCGCGGCCTTGCTCGCCGCGTTCTCGGCATAGGTGGTTCCGCGTTCCGGCAGCTCGCCCACCGCACGATACGCGTCCAGGGTGAGGATGTCGAGGTCCAGGTGCGCGTAGATCGCGCCGATCTCGCGGGCTTTCCCCGCGTTTCGCGTCGCCAGGAGCAACCGGTCGCGCCTCCGCGGGGAGCCGGGGACAGTCACGGCGTCGTGAGCGCGTCTGCGAGGACGTCACGCTGCCGCGCGATGAGGGTGACGATCCCACGCTCCGCCAGCGCCATCAACGCCGCGGCTTCCGGTTTCGTGAACGGGCCCCCTTCACCGGTCCCCTGCAGTTCCACGAACTTCCCCGATTCCGTCATCACGATGTTCATATCCACGCGGGCTCGAGAGTCTTCCTCGTACGTCAGGTCGAGCACCGGGGTGTTGTCGATGATACCCACGCTCGTCGCCGCGACGAACTCCTTGATGGGCAGCTTCGGGACGGCCCCCGTGCGCTTCAGCAGCAACAACGCGTCCACGAGCGCGACGAACGCGCCCGTAATCGCGGCGGTGCGCGTACCGCCATCGGCCTGCAACACGTCGCAGTCGATCTGGATCGTCCGTTCCCCGAGGCGCGCCAGATCGACCGCCGCGCGCAGCGATCGTCCGATGAGGCGCTGGATCTCGTGGGTGCGGCCCCCG
Above is a window of bacterium DNA encoding:
- the rdgB gene encoding RdgB/HAM1 family non-canonical purine NTP pyrophosphatase; amino-acid sequence: MLLATRNAGKAREIGAIYAHLDLDILTLDAYRAVGELPERGTTYAENAASKAAAAAAATGLVALADDSGIEVDALDGAPGPRSRRFLGDDANDDDRNRRMLELLASVPDGLRTARYRAVVAIALPDGETRVFEGTCEGTVAWTPRGGRGFGYDPVFVAMPDGRTMAELSFDEKNRISHRAHALRAAEPYLLSVFAARSEEEARASGANTNTGAPRAAGGSGTTAGAIAPDESSAGGRR
- the rph gene encoding ribonuclease PH, giving the protein MARRDGRGADELRPLMLTRKYNKYAEGSVLVQLGDTRLICTASLDEKVPPFMRGSGQGWVTAEYGMLPRATHDRSPRDATTGRVGGRTHEIQRLIGRSLRAAVDLARLGERTIQIDCDVLQADGGTRTAAITGAFVALVDALLLLKRTGAVPKLPIKEFVAATSVGIIDNTPVLDLTYEEDSRARVDMNIVMTESGKFVELQGTGEGGPFTKPEAAALMALAERGIVTLIARQRDVLADALTTP